From Spirosoma aerolatum, one genomic window encodes:
- a CDS encoding DUF4350 domain-containing protein codes for MMKFSLFSCLVVVSQAVLAQSGTTLPWSERMVTSIMASNPDSISYKRQDGTKGTAHWEYETGVLLEGVKQVWYRTADDRYVNYIQKNMDRYVKADGDIRTYKLDDYNLDFITPGRSLLLLYQQSLPGKEKYRKAADLLRKQLAEQPRTKEGGYWHKKRYPYQMWLDGLYMAEPFYAEYTALFGDAKHFDDVINEFVWMEKHARDPKTGLIYHGWDESREQKWANKETGNSPNFWSRAMGWYAMALVDVLDYVPQNHPRRGELIAILNRFMPSVVKFQDPKSGCWWQVTDRMGDKGNYLEASGSCMFVYALAKGVRMGYLPASLMAPARKGYEGILKQFITTDDKGLIHLEKTVVVGGLGGSPYRDGSYEYYLSEPIRQDDLKGVGPFIMASVEMEIAAENALGKGKTVAVDNYFNHEFRKGYTGEQEPFHYTWEDQQHSGFFWWGSIFRKLGAKTTTVTGAPTAASLKGVDVYIIVDPDTPKETSKPNYVSESDINAIATWVEAGGTLVLMANDTSNCEHKHFNQLAARFGMQLLPKNRNMVQGDKFEQGKISIPAGNTVFPTTRTVYIKELSPLSVKAPAKAVVTDGGDVIMSVAKVGKGTVFAVGDPWLYNEYVDGRKIPAQYENFKAAKELASWLLKQGGTVAPGSATSKR; via the coding sequence ATGATGAAATTTAGCCTTTTCAGTTGTTTGGTGGTTGTAAGTCAGGCCGTATTGGCCCAGTCTGGCACAACCCTCCCGTGGTCGGAGCGTATGGTAACCTCTATTATGGCCAGTAACCCTGATTCGATTTCGTATAAGCGGCAGGACGGTACTAAGGGTACTGCCCATTGGGAATATGAAACGGGCGTTTTGCTGGAAGGGGTAAAACAGGTTTGGTACCGTACCGCTGATGATCGGTATGTCAATTACATCCAGAAAAACATGGATCGGTACGTGAAAGCCGATGGCGATATCCGTACCTATAAGCTCGACGATTATAACCTGGATTTTATTACACCCGGCCGGTCGTTGCTCCTGTTATATCAACAGTCGTTGCCCGGCAAGGAAAAGTACCGAAAAGCGGCTGACCTGCTTCGGAAACAACTGGCCGAACAACCGCGCACAAAAGAGGGGGGCTACTGGCACAAGAAACGGTATCCCTATCAGATGTGGCTCGACGGACTCTACATGGCCGAACCGTTCTATGCCGAGTATACCGCCTTATTCGGCGATGCCAAGCACTTCGACGATGTGATCAATGAGTTTGTCTGGATGGAGAAGCACGCCCGCGATCCTAAAACCGGGCTGATTTACCACGGTTGGGACGAGAGCCGCGAACAGAAATGGGCTAACAAAGAAACAGGTAATTCGCCCAATTTCTGGAGTCGGGCTATGGGCTGGTATGCGATGGCGCTGGTCGATGTACTGGATTATGTTCCCCAGAATCACCCTCGTCGTGGCGAACTGATTGCCATTCTGAATCGGTTTATGCCGTCGGTGGTGAAATTTCAGGACCCCAAATCGGGTTGCTGGTGGCAGGTAACCGACCGTATGGGCGATAAAGGAAATTACCTCGAAGCTTCGGGTTCCTGCATGTTTGTGTATGCCCTGGCCAAAGGTGTTCGTATGGGCTATCTGCCAGCATCGCTGATGGCACCTGCTCGGAAAGGCTATGAAGGTATACTGAAACAATTTATCACCACCGACGATAAAGGACTCATTCACCTGGAAAAAACGGTGGTTGTAGGTGGCTTAGGCGGTTCACCTTATCGCGATGGTAGCTACGAATACTACCTTAGTGAGCCTATTCGGCAGGATGATCTGAAAGGCGTGGGGCCGTTTATCATGGCGAGTGTCGAAATGGAGATTGCCGCCGAAAATGCACTCGGAAAAGGCAAAACTGTTGCCGTCGATAATTATTTCAACCATGAGTTCCGCAAAGGCTATACAGGTGAACAGGAACCGTTTCATTACACCTGGGAGGATCAGCAGCATTCTGGATTCTTTTGGTGGGGTAGTATCTTTCGCAAACTGGGTGCTAAAACCACCACGGTTACAGGCGCTCCGACAGCCGCGTCGCTGAAAGGGGTTGATGTGTACATCATTGTTGATCCCGACACACCAAAGGAAACCTCTAAACCTAATTACGTGAGCGAAAGCGACATCAATGCCATTGCCACTTGGGTCGAGGCAGGTGGTACGCTGGTACTAATGGCTAATGATACATCGAACTGCGAACACAAGCATTTTAACCAGCTAGCTGCCCGATTTGGTATGCAGTTACTGCCCAAAAATCGGAATATGGTACAGGGCGACAAGTTTGAGCAGGGAAAAATCAGTATTCCGGCTGGTAATACGGTATTCCCGACCACCCGGACGGTATACATTAAGGAACTGTCGCCATTGAGCGTGAAAGCTCCGGCTAAAGCGGTGGTTACAGATGGCGGTGATGTGATTATGAGTGTTGCCAAAGTGGGCAAGGGAACCGTGTTTGCGGTTGGCGATCCCTGGTTGTATAATGAGTATGTAGACGGGCGGAAAATTCCCGCTCAGTATGAGAATTTTAAGGCAGCTAAAGAATTGGCCAGCTGGTTGTTGAAACAGGGAGGCACTGTTGCCCCTGGTTCGGCAACCAGCAAGCGGTAG
- a CDS encoding NAD(P)/FAD-dependent oxidoreductase: MIHQLSLTLAPELALDDDAFRMHVLGHLSLPNTDDILVRKKRQSIDARNRQVRIQVEADVFVGQTPPPLIQYQKPQTDVSKAPQAIVVGAGPAGLFAALRLIELGIKPVVVERGSDVRTRRRDLAAINKDHIVNPESNYCFGEGGAGTYSDGKLYTRSTKRGDVKRILEIFVAHGATEQILVDAHPHIGTNKLPNVVADLRTSILNAGGDVRFDTKVTDLLLDGKELNGVVLANGEAITGIGVILATGHSARDIFYLLHNRKVRIEAKPFAMGVRIEHQQRLIDQFQYHRPNRGDYLPAASYSLVAQTRYQGVERGVFSFCMCPGGFIVPAATAPGELVVNGMSPSRRDSQYANSGLVVAITDADLRPYADEGPLAGLALQQELERWACRMGATQADRPSQTAPAQLIADFVDGRISNDLLPTSYQPGLASVDMTEVLPDHIAQPLRQGLRDFGRKMRGYVSNEGQLIGVESRTSSPVRIPRHRDTCEHVDIQRLFPCGEGAGYAGGIVSAAMDGERCAEELVKLYR; encoded by the coding sequence ATGATTCACCAACTTTCGTTAACGCTTGCGCCCGAACTGGCTTTAGATGATGATGCATTTCGAATGCATGTACTCGGTCATCTATCACTACCCAACACCGATGATATACTTGTTCGAAAAAAACGCCAATCCATCGACGCGCGTAATCGTCAGGTGCGGATACAGGTTGAGGCCGATGTTTTTGTAGGCCAGACTCCTCCCCCACTGATTCAATACCAAAAACCACAGACCGATGTCAGCAAAGCTCCGCAGGCTATTGTGGTAGGAGCAGGGCCAGCCGGATTGTTTGCCGCTCTGCGGCTTATTGAACTGGGCATCAAGCCGGTCGTTGTAGAGCGTGGCAGCGATGTACGCACCCGCCGACGCGATTTGGCTGCCATCAATAAAGACCATATCGTCAATCCTGAATCAAACTATTGTTTTGGCGAGGGTGGAGCTGGTACGTACTCGGATGGAAAACTGTATACACGCTCAACCAAACGTGGAGATGTCAAGCGCATTCTGGAGATTTTTGTTGCTCACGGCGCTACCGAACAAATTCTGGTGGATGCTCATCCCCACATTGGCACCAATAAACTTCCGAACGTAGTGGCCGACCTTCGGACCAGTATTCTGAATGCTGGAGGGGACGTTCGATTCGATACCAAAGTAACTGACCTCTTACTCGACGGGAAAGAGCTGAATGGTGTGGTACTAGCCAACGGCGAAGCGATAACAGGTATTGGGGTCATTCTGGCAACAGGCCACTCGGCCCGCGACATTTTTTACCTGCTCCACAACCGAAAGGTACGTATCGAAGCAAAGCCATTTGCGATGGGCGTTCGGATTGAGCACCAGCAACGACTGATCGACCAATTTCAGTATCACCGCCCGAACCGCGGAGATTATTTACCTGCTGCGTCTTACAGTTTAGTTGCCCAAACACGTTATCAGGGGGTAGAACGTGGCGTTTTTTCGTTTTGTATGTGTCCGGGTGGGTTTATTGTTCCGGCAGCTACTGCACCGGGCGAACTGGTCGTCAATGGCATGTCGCCTTCCCGTCGGGATTCTCAGTACGCCAATTCGGGACTGGTCGTGGCTATTACCGATGCCGATTTACGACCCTATGCCGACGAAGGCCCCCTGGCCGGATTAGCCTTACAGCAGGAACTCGAACGCTGGGCCTGCCGGATGGGTGCAACTCAGGCAGATCGACCCTCACAAACGGCTCCTGCACAGCTAATTGCCGATTTTGTGGATGGCCGTATCTCTAATGATCTGCTGCCAACGTCCTATCAGCCGGGCCTGGCTTCGGTCGATATGACGGAGGTATTACCCGATCATATTGCCCAGCCATTACGGCAGGGGTTGCGGGATTTTGGTCGAAAAATGCGGGGCTATGTGAGCAACGAGGGTCAATTGATTGGCGTTGAGAGCCGAACCTCATCGCCTGTACGCATACCCCGTCACCGCGATACCTGTGAGCATGTCGACATTCAACGGCTGTTTCCCTGTGGCGAAGGGGCTGGTTATGCGGGAGGTATTGTTTCAGCAGCCATGGATGGTGAACGTTGTGCGGAAGAATTAGTTAAGTTGTACAGGTAG
- a CDS encoding NUDIX hydrolase, which translates to MLQTSFNAFTENLQQRLQQPLPGEAAHQKMASAARYRLGIKPNERTRRSAVLICFYPFQNSIYLPLILRPQYDGVHAGQMAFPGGRMERFDENLTRTALRESQEEVGIRVSDVKVLGLLTELFIPPSNFYVQPVVGVLPYRPDFYPDPREVEAIVEVDLETLLDETIVGDSQIEVRGVLVDAPFYQIQGHRVWGATAMMISELLMLLDA; encoded by the coding sequence ATGTTACAAACCTCGTTCAACGCTTTTACCGAAAACCTCCAGCAACGGTTACAGCAACCGTTGCCCGGTGAGGCTGCGCACCAGAAAATGGCGTCGGCAGCGCGGTATCGGCTGGGTATCAAACCCAACGAGCGGACACGTCGGAGTGCGGTCCTGATTTGTTTCTATCCTTTTCAGAACTCCATTTATTTACCGCTCATTCTTCGCCCTCAGTACGATGGCGTTCATGCCGGGCAAATGGCCTTTCCGGGTGGTCGCATGGAGCGATTCGATGAGAATCTGACCCGTACCGCCTTACGCGAATCGCAGGAAGAGGTTGGTATTCGGGTGTCGGATGTGAAGGTACTCGGCCTGCTCACGGAGCTATTCATTCCACCCAGCAATTTTTACGTACAGCCTGTGGTGGGTGTACTCCCCTACCGCCCTGACTTCTACCCCGACCCTCGTGAGGTAGAAGCCATCGTTGAAGTTGATCTGGAAACCTTGCTCGACGAAACCATCGTAGGCGATAGCCAGATCGAAGTACGGGGCGTACTGGTCGATGCGCCATTCTACCAGATTCAGGGGCACCGGGTATGGGGGGCTACCGCCATGATGATCAGCGAATTGTTGATGCTGCTGGATGCTTAA
- a CDS encoding TolC family protein, producing MKRLTALFLCGLGILVGRVSAQSLASPTDTTVFTAELFFELIRANHPIIKQAGLFGEEAKQVVMQARGAFDPKLASSYDRKEFGNTLYYNHWQNKLLVPLWWAGIDLNASYDQNAGQYINPAERTPSSGLAGIGLSLPIGRTISIDARRSAVRQARLAVNLAEADRLKLVNKTLFDAAKSYWEWFLAYQQRRLLVEGYELADLRFRALRERALIGDAAIIDTTEALITAQDRLVQRQQAELEEQNARLRVSTFLWNERGQPAELPVSAIPQQAPLTTYSADTLQALLNRATQQHPELLKLAAKAQQLTIEEQFRRAMVQPQITVSASLLSQTPTVDVPYDWSDYYSFRPQNHKIGLDVVFPLFLRKERGKLREVQVKNQQVALERQQTNRDITNTVQAAYNQLQALAGQVIVQQQAVQNQQRLLQAEQQKFDIGESSLFLVNSRETKLIDLRIKGEELKTKYQKAIAELYYVAGTSQ from the coding sequence ATGAAGCGGTTGACAGCGTTATTCCTTTGCGGATTAGGAATTCTGGTGGGGAGGGTGTCGGCCCAGTCATTGGCTAGCCCGACCGATACCACCGTTTTTACGGCTGAATTATTCTTCGAATTGATTCGGGCCAACCACCCAATTATCAAACAGGCCGGATTGTTTGGCGAAGAAGCAAAGCAGGTCGTAATGCAGGCACGAGGGGCGTTCGATCCGAAATTGGCCTCGAGCTACGACCGGAAAGAGTTTGGTAATACCCTCTATTACAATCACTGGCAAAATAAACTGTTAGTGCCATTATGGTGGGCGGGGATTGATTTGAATGCCTCCTATGACCAGAATGCAGGTCAATATATTAACCCGGCCGAAAGAACTCCATCGTCTGGCCTTGCCGGAATCGGTCTGAGTTTGCCAATCGGCAGAACGATCAGTATTGATGCCCGACGTTCGGCCGTGCGACAGGCGCGTCTGGCCGTAAATCTGGCCGAAGCCGATCGGCTGAAACTGGTCAACAAAACGCTTTTCGATGCGGCCAAATCATACTGGGAGTGGTTTCTGGCGTATCAACAGCGTAGGTTACTGGTAGAAGGGTATGAACTGGCCGATTTACGTTTTCGGGCCTTACGCGAGCGGGCTTTGATAGGCGATGCCGCCATAATTGATACGACAGAAGCGCTGATAACGGCACAGGATCGACTGGTGCAGCGCCAGCAGGCAGAACTTGAGGAGCAAAACGCCCGGCTCAGGGTGAGCACCTTTTTATGGAACGAACGGGGGCAACCCGCCGAGTTACCTGTGTCAGCTATACCACAGCAGGCTCCGCTAACCACTTACTCAGCCGATACGCTTCAGGCACTCCTGAATCGGGCCACTCAGCAGCACCCTGAATTGCTGAAGCTGGCGGCCAAGGCGCAACAGCTCACGATTGAGGAGCAGTTTAGGCGAGCGATGGTACAGCCACAGATCACGGTCAGTGCCAGCCTGTTGAGTCAGACGCCTACGGTCGATGTTCCCTACGATTGGAGCGATTATTACTCGTTCCGCCCACAGAATCATAAAATTGGGTTGGACGTAGTATTTCCTTTATTTCTTCGGAAAGAGCGGGGTAAACTGCGGGAAGTTCAGGTGAAAAATCAGCAGGTGGCCTTAGAACGACAACAGACTAATCGGGACATTACAAACACCGTTCAGGCGGCCTATAATCAGCTTCAGGCTCTGGCCGGACAGGTGATTGTACAGCAACAGGCTGTTCAGAACCAGCAACGACTTCTTCAGGCTGAACAGCAAAAGTTCGACATTGGGGAAAGTTCTCTGTTTCTGGTTAATTCCCGCGAAACCAAGCTGATTGATTTACGAATAAAAGGAGAAGAACTGAAAACGAAATACCAGAAAGCGATTGCGGAGCTGTATTATGTAGCCGGTACCAGTCAATAG
- a CDS encoding HlyD family secretion protein — translation MLNISNQRVNEELLTKYPLKTLHALPQSDGGRKLGRWMLFFLIVGVLIMFLPWQQNINGEGTLTALTPQDRPQTIQNAIAGRIERWAVKDGDYVKKGDTLLVISDIKDEYFDPNLPLRLDEQLAAKQGSLQATNAKIKALDGQITALQTGITVKLEAARNKVRQSEYKLSADEADLAAIQKNYQIALDRLSRYEKGYTNGLFSLTDLETRRLKVQEDNAKVISQENKVNVSRQELVNAKLELGTLRADFQEKLAKAQSDRSSAVSYLADINGEISKLQNKMTSVDVRRGLYIVRAPQAGYVVRPSKAGIGETIKEGEPIATLQPANPQLAVELYVRAMDVPLIQRGRTVRLQFDGWPAIQFSGWPSVSVGTFGGRVAVIDAVSSVGGKYRLLVQPIQEKGDQPWPTQLRVGSGVYGWVMLDDVPVWYELWRQLNGFPPSLKEEPKEEKGAKK, via the coding sequence ATGCTCAATATATCCAATCAGCGGGTCAACGAAGAGTTATTGACCAAGTACCCACTTAAAACGCTTCACGCACTTCCGCAGTCGGATGGAGGACGAAAGCTGGGGCGCTGGATGCTTTTCTTTCTCATAGTCGGTGTTCTGATCATGTTTTTGCCCTGGCAACAGAATATCAACGGCGAAGGAACGCTTACAGCCCTGACACCCCAGGACCGCCCTCAGACGATCCAGAACGCCATTGCCGGTCGGATCGAACGCTGGGCCGTGAAAGATGGTGACTACGTAAAAAAAGGAGATACCTTACTGGTTATCTCCGACATAAAAGACGAGTATTTTGATCCCAACCTACCTCTGCGGCTGGATGAACAATTGGCCGCCAAACAAGGCAGTTTACAGGCTACCAATGCGAAAATAAAAGCATTGGATGGGCAAATTACGGCCTTACAGACGGGGATTACGGTAAAACTCGAAGCTGCTCGAAATAAAGTTCGGCAAAGTGAATACAAGCTATCAGCCGACGAAGCTGATCTGGCTGCCATTCAGAAGAACTATCAGATTGCTCTCGACCGATTATCCCGCTACGAAAAAGGCTACACGAATGGGTTGTTTTCATTGACAGATCTGGAAACCAGACGACTCAAAGTGCAGGAAGACAATGCCAAAGTGATTTCGCAGGAGAATAAAGTCAATGTGTCGCGGCAGGAATTGGTGAACGCCAAACTTGAATTAGGTACGCTCAGAGCTGACTTCCAGGAAAAGCTGGCTAAAGCGCAGTCGGACCGAAGTTCAGCTGTTTCGTATCTGGCTGATATCAACGGTGAAATTTCTAAACTTCAGAATAAGATGACCAGTGTGGATGTTCGACGCGGACTATATATTGTTCGGGCACCGCAGGCAGGATACGTCGTCCGTCCATCGAAAGCTGGTATTGGCGAAACCATTAAAGAAGGAGAGCCGATTGCTACACTTCAGCCGGCCAATCCGCAACTTGCCGTTGAGTTATATGTGCGTGCGATGGATGTTCCCCTGATTCAACGCGGGCGAACTGTTCGGTTGCAGTTCGATGGCTGGCCAGCTATTCAGTTCTCGGGCTGGCCGTCTGTATCGGTCGGTACGTTTGGCGGGCGGGTTGCGGTAATCGATGCGGTAAGCAGTGTAGGTGGCAAATACCGGCTACTGGTCCAGCCGATACAGGAAAAGGGCGATCAGCCCTGGCCTACCCAGTTGCGGGTCGGGTCGGGTGTATATGGCTGGGTTATGCTCGACGATGTACCCGTCTGGTATGAACTCTGGCGCCAGCTCAATGGCTTTCCGCCCAGTTTGAAAGAAGAACCTAAGGAAGAAAAAGGAGCGAAGAAATGA
- a CDS encoding ABC transporter transmembrane domain-containing protein, with product MSVVRPIELPPSPWQRLMRLLVNEKKDIGYIYLYALVTGIISLSLPLGIQAVFNLVSGGLVFSSVYVLIGVVILGVLAAGLLLVGQMALVEVLQQRIFAKAAFEFTYRLPRIEPEALEGYYPPELMNRFFDVLTIQKGLPKLLIDLTAATVQIIFGLILLSAYHPIFVGFGIFTVFIIWLLSRLYGPSGVRTSLNESKYKYKVVAWLEAIASDLPRYRNPPRAVDQDPIDKMDELVANYVKYRNEHFKVLRQFFYGGVAFKTIVTGGLLILGTTLVVGREMSLGQFVAAELVIVLITGSVDKLISGIDTVFDLVTAVEKIGTVTDMPLIDQPLS from the coding sequence ATGAGTGTTGTAAGGCCTATCGAATTACCTCCCTCGCCCTGGCAGCGATTGATGCGGCTTCTGGTCAATGAGAAAAAGGATATAGGCTACATCTATTTGTATGCGCTGGTAACAGGGATTATTAGCCTGTCTCTTCCATTAGGTATACAGGCCGTTTTTAACCTGGTATCAGGAGGGCTGGTTTTTAGCTCGGTGTACGTACTGATTGGGGTCGTTATTCTAGGGGTACTGGCAGCTGGTTTGTTATTGGTAGGGCAGATGGCCCTGGTAGAAGTTCTACAGCAGCGAATTTTTGCCAAGGCGGCCTTTGAATTTACCTACCGATTACCTCGAATTGAACCTGAAGCCTTGGAGGGCTATTATCCGCCTGAGTTGATGAACCGATTTTTCGATGTTCTGACCATTCAGAAGGGGTTGCCCAAATTATTGATCGATCTGACAGCCGCAACGGTTCAAATCATTTTCGGTCTGATTCTTTTGTCGGCCTACCATCCAATATTTGTTGGATTCGGGATTTTTACGGTATTTATTATCTGGCTCTTAAGTCGGTTATATGGACCAAGTGGTGTACGGACAAGTCTGAACGAGTCAAAATATAAATATAAAGTAGTGGCCTGGCTCGAAGCGATAGCCAGTGACTTACCCAGGTATCGAAACCCACCGAGAGCTGTCGATCAAGACCCGATCGATAAAATGGATGAACTGGTTGCAAACTATGTGAAGTACCGCAACGAGCATTTCAAAGTACTTCGCCAGTTTTTTTATGGGGGCGTAGCCTTTAAAACGATTGTAACGGGGGGGCTGTTGATCCTGGGCACCACGCTGGTTGTCGGTCGTGAAATGTCGCTGGGTCAATTCGTGGCTGCCGAACTGGTCATTGTCTTAATTACGGGCTCAGTCGATAAGCTTATTTCGGGAATCGATACCGTATTTGATTTGGTTACGGCGGTCGAGAAAATCGGAACTGTAACGGACATGCCCCTGATCGATCAACCATTATCCTGA
- a CDS encoding TetR/AcrR family transcriptional regulator, with amino-acid sequence MEYSVHVRMNERLFLRDPESSELGRRIVRQGILLVNEIGFEDTTFRKLADRMGTKEASIYRYFENKHRLLVYLVAWYWQWLEFQLVFQTNNLTDPRQKLERLIRLLLFADLDESHNKDIDLRALHNIVVHESSKAYFTHHVTEDNRQQLFKPYKDLCHRIADIILAYNPTYPYARSLASSLIETAHYQAFFMENLPTLTDFGSKDITDPSEAMHKLLGFVRHLLFASLDA; translated from the coding sequence ATGGAGTATTCTGTACATGTGCGCATGAACGAACGCCTGTTTCTGCGCGACCCCGAAAGCTCAGAATTAGGTCGACGTATTGTTCGGCAAGGCATTTTACTGGTCAATGAGATTGGTTTTGAAGACACTACGTTTCGGAAGTTAGCCGACCGGATGGGGACGAAAGAAGCCAGCATCTATCGCTACTTTGAGAACAAGCATCGGTTGCTGGTGTACCTGGTAGCCTGGTATTGGCAATGGCTTGAATTTCAACTGGTTTTCCAAACGAACAACCTGACTGATCCCCGGCAAAAACTGGAACGACTAATCCGTTTGCTTCTGTTTGCTGACCTGGATGAATCGCATAATAAAGATATTGATTTGCGGGCGCTTCACAACATTGTGGTGCATGAATCCAGTAAGGCCTACTTTACCCATCATGTAACCGAAGACAATCGGCAGCAATTATTCAAACCGTATAAAGACCTCTGTCACCGTATTGCTGACATTATTCTGGCATACAACCCCACCTATCCCTATGCCCGGTCGCTGGCCAGCTCGCTAATCGAAACTGCTCATTACCAGGCTTTTTTCATGGAGAATCTACCGACCCTGACTGATTTCGGCTCGAAGGACATAACTGACCCATCCGAAGCTATGCATAAACTCCTGGGCTTTGTACGCCACCTGTTGTTTGCGTCACTGGACGCTTAA
- a CDS encoding efflux RND transporter periplasmic adaptor subunit, which yields MKRWIAIGLVVLVLGGIIVYNKILHPAPGAAGGPGGGGGGGGRGAAEGGKGGPGGKGGPGGGGPANVQGFVVVSQRLQEDVVSSGSLLASEQVDIYPEISARITQLNIHEGQPVAKGALLVKLFDADLKAQLQKLQAQAENARRTEERNKQLLSRGGISQQEYDITTTNLQSSIADIELVKANLQRTEIRAPFSGVIGLRNVSAGAVVSPNTLIARLQQVSSLKLDFSIPEKYGPYVHNGSTISFLVDGAAKPSEGVVYAIEPGVEEQTRNLRIRARVNNASARFRPGTFARVTLTVQNEQSLVVPTQAVIPQTRTNQVIVVKNGKAVFKDVKTGLRTAGVIQILSGLSAGDTVATTGLLFLKPDAPVKVGKVIGVQGNGPKVASN from the coding sequence GTGAAAAGGTGGATTGCTATCGGCCTCGTCGTTCTGGTTCTCGGCGGGATTATTGTGTATAATAAGATTTTACATCCGGCTCCCGGAGCCGCTGGTGGTCCCGGCGGTGGAGGGGGCGGTGGCGGCCGAGGAGCCGCTGAAGGTGGTAAAGGAGGGCCCGGCGGCAAAGGAGGACCCGGTGGCGGTGGTCCAGCCAATGTACAGGGTTTTGTTGTCGTATCGCAACGCTTGCAGGAAGATGTCGTTTCCAGTGGTTCGCTGCTGGCATCCGAGCAAGTTGATATCTACCCTGAAATTTCAGCCCGAATCACACAGCTCAACATTCATGAAGGCCAACCTGTAGCAAAAGGGGCCTTGCTGGTGAAACTTTTTGACGCAGACCTAAAAGCTCAGCTCCAGAAATTACAGGCTCAGGCCGAAAATGCACGCCGTACCGAAGAACGGAACAAACAACTGCTATCGCGGGGGGGGATTAGCCAGCAGGAGTACGACATTACTACAACCAATCTGCAATCGTCCATAGCGGATATTGAACTGGTAAAGGCCAATCTACAGCGAACCGAAATTCGGGCCCCTTTTTCGGGCGTGATTGGGCTTCGTAATGTGAGTGCCGGTGCTGTCGTTTCGCCCAATACGCTGATTGCTCGTTTGCAGCAGGTGTCATCCCTGAAACTCGACTTTTCAATCCCCGAAAAATACGGACCTTATGTGCATAATGGTAGTACGATTTCGTTTTTAGTAGACGGGGCTGCTAAACCCAGCGAAGGGGTTGTATATGCTATTGAACCGGGCGTAGAAGAGCAAACCCGCAACCTTCGTATTCGGGCGCGGGTCAATAATGCATCGGCTCGATTCCGGCCCGGTACATTTGCGCGCGTAACCCTGACCGTGCAAAACGAGCAAAGTCTGGTGGTACCTACGCAGGCTGTCATTCCGCAAACACGTACGAATCAGGTAATTGTGGTTAAAAATGGAAAGGCCGTCTTTAAAGATGTTAAAACTGGCTTACGAACAGCGGGCGTTATCCAGATCTTATCGGGTCTGTCGGCAGGCGATACAGTGGCAACAACAGGCTTATTGTTCCTCAAACCCGATGCGCCGGTCAAAGTCGGCAAAGTAATTGGCGTACAGGGGAATGGCCCCAAAGTAGCAAGTAATTAA